From the Candidatus Zymogenaceae bacterium genome, the window ATGTTTCTTGTGGTCGAAGCCCAACACGATAGTATTTATGCCTCCCTCTCCCGCCCGCTTTCTGATGAGATCTCCAGGCGCCTCCCCTCCCCCGCCACACACACCCGGTAGTATAGAGCATACGGCGGCGATTGTGAAAGACTTTTTTCTGGTGGAGAAAGCTGTACTCGGAAAGGTCTTAATTTACAATATTCAGTGGTATGTCATCATTCTTCGTCAGTCTTCATCCCCCTTCGGCCTGAGAGGTTTCGGCAATCCTTTTGGATTTGTCACGCCGGGACCCGGACGGATTCGGACGTCTCTGGGGACGATGTCCTCCCCGCACCCGTCGCATATCAGCCGGGGTGCAAGCTCATGCCCGTTATTTCCGTGATCAAACAAGATGGTCGCCCCGTTCTCCCCACCCTCGACGAAATAAGGAGATCAGCAACCGGCACGTGAGAAACAGTCCATACGCGAGAACGGGACCCCAAAAGGCCCCGTTCTCTCTATCAAAATCCATAAAAACGTCCGCTCCCGCATCCGGAAGCCGCCGCTCCTCCATACAGCACACAGCCGTCAGCCTCTCATCACCGTGTCGTCCAGCCAGTCGTAGATGCGCTGTGCGGAGATCGCCTCGGCGCCGCTCTGGCAGTGGGACGCCGCCATATCTTCAACGGTGAAGACCATGAACTCCTTTGGACACTCAAGGAGATCGTACAGCTTCTTCGCCTGTCCCTCAAAGAAATGCTCCTCCTCGCCGTCACAGATGAGCATGTTGCATGTAATTTTATCCACCACTCCCTCAAGGGTGTAGTCTTCCAGCTTGACGAACAGCTCCGTGGGAGACGCGGCGCCGAATTTCCACATGCCGTCGTTCACGAACCACCTCGCCTCAGCATTGACCGCGGTCATCATCTTCACGGCGGTCTCAAACCCCTTGGGATTTTCGTGCTTCAGTTTCATCACCCGTTCGGGTACCTCGCCGGCCACCGGCTCGTAGAAGCTGAAAAGCCCGCTGTTGGCCACGCAGGTGTGGATGCGGTGCTCGAACGCACACGCCCGGGGAGCCAGGAGACCCGCCATGCTGATGCCCATGAGCACAATCCGATTCCCGTCAACCCCGGGAATCCCCAGGGCATAGTCAACCACCGGGGACACAACCGTCTCCCAATCGGGACGAAACGGGATATTCTGATCTCGAATGACTTTTCCCTGCCCCGGACCCTCCATGACCAGGCAGTGATACCCCCGCACGGCTCCGGGAAATCCAGTGTCCATGGCCACCTCCTCGGCGGTGCCGTCGAAGCCGGTAAATATAATGACGAGGGGGGCCGTCTTTCCGTCACCCTCACCCCTGATAAAATAACCGGGAAGCGTCGTCCCTTCGAATGGAACCTCCACCGCTTCCACGTCGGATGAGAGATATGGAATCGCCCTCATAAAACACTCCCGGCTCATCTTCCATGCCTCATACGCCCGGTTGTCGGAAAAATCTGCGTGGAGGAAAAACTCCGCCGTGCGGAAATAGTTCGACGCCCTCAGATACGCCTCCCGGGCGCTGACCGGGTGTCCTCCTTTCTCCGACTTCTCGGCGATGGCCAGCACCCGCTCGGCAGTGTTGCTCCACTCCTCGTACCAGCTCTCATCGTCGCCCTCGGTTATCCGGTGGGCCGTCGTCAGACATTCGTTGACATCCGCACCGCCGCTGTAAGTATGTCCCAGGGCTCGAAGCAGCTCGAAGTAGTACGCTTCGTCATCAAATATAACCCTGTTTGAAATGGTGTCCCCGCCGGTGGATATTTCATTCGGCTTGAGCAGCGCCTCATCACCCGCGGGGCGTCCCGAGCAGGCCGCCAGGGTCACCGCGGTAACGGAC encodes:
- a CDS encoding alpha/beta hydrolase — encoded protein: MSNRVIFDDEAYYFELLRALGHTYSGGADVNECLTTAHRITEGDDESWYEEWSNTAERVLAIAEKSEKGGHPVSAREAYLRASNYFRTAEFFLHADFSDNRAYEAWKMSRECFMRAIPYLSSDVEAVEVPFEGTTLPGYFIRGEGDGKTAPLVIIFTGFDGTAEEVAMDTGFPGAVRGYHCLVMEGPGQGKVIRDQNIPFRPDWETVVSPVVDYALGIPGVDGNRIVLMGISMAGLLAPRACAFEHRIHTCVANSGLFSFYEPVAGEVPERVMKLKHENPKGFETAVKMMTAVNAEARWFVNDGMWKFGAASPTELFVKLEDYTLEGVVDKITCNMLICDGEEEHFFEGQAKKLYDLLECPKEFMVFTVEDMAASHCQSGAEAISAQRIYDWLDDTVMRG